The DNA region GCATACCCCACATCTTATACATAGtctatatatagagagagagagaaaggctATGTATAGATAGATAGGTATAGATACAAAAGGGTTTTATtcgtatttttttttgcgctctctctctctcgcttacGTATCCATTCGGCGaaactcctcctcctcgcccacgCCTCTTTGCGGGAGTGGTGGTGCgtgtcgcgcgcgcgcgtgtgtgtgtgtccttgTACTTGGCTATGCCATTGTGCTGATCGTATCATTCCACTCtgtgccggcggcgtcgtcctccacgcctcgtcgtctgcgtgcgtgcgtgtattcCCGCACCTCGTGCTCGGTCTTGTCCCCTCAAACGCGGAAGATACCCACACCTACATCTACCGAGAGGAAGAGATCAAGAAGGCCACCacctgccaccaccaccaccctcctcctcgcctttcGACGTGATCGCTGTTCCACTGgtacccccaccccctcgtCTTCTGTAAACAAAAGAAGGTGACGATAGGGAAGCTTATCGAAATCATAGACATGGCCCAGCGAGCTCGTCGTCTGAGCATGGCCGTACTGATGGCCTTTGTCGTGTGCGTCTTGCTCTTTGCCGGTGGCGTGACGCGTGCGGCTCTCACGGCAGCGCAAAACTCCATCACCGCCGAGTTTCTGCGGTCCTTCGCGGTCTCGATACCTGGCCTGGCGAGTGTGTGGACGGGGGATGATTGGTGCACTTGGCCGTACGTCAGCTGCAACTCCGACACGAGCATCACAGTTATCATCGACAATGCTGGGTTCACCGGCAGCCTTCCAGAGCTGAATGTGGCGGGCGACAGCGCCAATATCGCGGTCACCGAGATTGCCTTGACGAACATGGACATCGGGGGCGGGTTCAAGAACAGCTGGGGAGGCCTCAAGAAGGTGCGTGTTCTCAACTTCACGAACACCAACCTGTTTGGTACCATTCCCGTGAGCTGGAACGCGATGCGCTCGCTGCAGACGGTCATCCTGAGAAATTccagcgcgtgcggcagCCTGCCGAGGTggacgctgccgtcgctgaaGAACATTGATGTGTCGAACAACCTGCTGCGCGGTTCGATGCCGAACACGCTGGGCTATATCGCCGGCCTGCAGAATGTCAGTCTCGTGGGCAATAACTTCTGTGGCTGCACCCCGCCGTCCTGGGTGTCCCGGGTACTCACCAGCGCACTCTTCCAGGCGATGGGCTCAGCACCCTACGAGCCTAACTGCAGGCCCCCCATCAACTGCGACTCCGAAGGTGCCAAGTGCTCCCGCGACGCTCCACAGTAccgcgatgccgccgccgccccatCATGCATGGTGGTAGCCGTGTTGACTGTGGTCCTGACTCTCGTGTGCAACTTTTCCGTGTAGGTGAACGCACCGGGGCAACGATAGCGCCACCATtttcctccccttcctccacATCATCAAACCCCCTCGCCCGCACCCTCACCGCAATGCTGCGTGCAGAAAGCCCTTGccctgtgtatgtgtgtatggggggagggggggggaggcacatGGATGAAGACGGAGAGAACATCACGAACAGAAAACGCGCAGACGGCTGAGAGTGCCACCTGGTagggcgcacacgcatacccAACAAAAGACgttccttcctcccttccccttaTTTATACtatcatttttttttttttactaTTATCTCCCTTCCTTTGTTGTGGCCATTCTcatcctccttcctccccccccaccaccaccaccttcttcGATCGAGTGCGCATCCGTTTCCGCGCGTGCTCCTCTATgtttctcctctccccctcccccacccaccctcctccccctctctcgatCCCCTGCGgacgtttttcttttccccaccccctccttgctATCGTGCATTCACCATTGTTTATggtctgtctctgtgtctatctctgtgcgtgtgtgtgtgtagctgTCCTCCCTATCTTGTTGTTGGTTGCTAGCGGCTCTGGCTGTTCCTGCTTGTCTGTCGTTTTagtgtgtggggagggagggcgaggggcTGACATTCTCTTGCTTGTGCTGATCATTGTCCTTCGCATTCATTTTGTTTTGTCCTTTCTTCAGCagtgttgtgtgtgtgtgtgtgtgtgtgtgtagctgTGTGCTctgtccttttttttgtaGAGGGGCGGCGCACGGCGAACATGAGCTTGCGGTGCGCTGAAGAGGGTGCAGGCGTGCGATCTgatccccccccctgtcGCTGACGCGCGCTGGGTGGTccacgcgtacacgcactCTCCACTCATGCACACCTACGCACTGATGAGCACAGCGACTAGCAACGCACGCAtatacagagagagaaggacgcccacacacgcaccttcGCCTTGTTTCCTCGGCGTCCTCTAACGGCcgacacccccccccctcccagaTAATCATAAATACATCCCTGTGCAGCACTGTGGAGGGCATAACGATGACGATGTAGGTGTGTCGACCGCGCGTACCTGTGTATGCCGCCCCCTATGCCGGCATCACGTGTCGTCGTCTTGGTGTCACTTCTTCCTCCCGCTTCTTTCCCgactcctccttctcttggTGCTTCCCTCattcccccttttttcctttATATCTACCTGTAACACAGACACGTGCGCTGAACCCCGTCCCCTGCCTCACCCACTCGCCCGCGCGTGTTCACAGAATAGGGACGCTGCGGCGTGGATGAGTCGTAGAATTCAGAAAAGGAATAAGAGTTCATGCAAAAAGAGCTTCAACAGTGCTACTCAAACGGTAGAACGGGTAcgcgcatgcatgcgtggccattgtgtctgtgtgtgtgtgtggggggggggggggggggggcgcacgCGTTTTTCATGCGGGTGGTAACGTagaactgctgctgcaaccAGCGTGGACTGTGTGGCCAGGTTGTCCGCTTGTTCTTCGAGCACTGCTTCTCGCCTTCtactcctcgtcctcgttgTATGAACTGGCGCTACAACACCGCCTATGATGTCCGTAAAGGagtgccgcacacgcacacacacacacacacatatatacatatagacatctacatatatatatatatacgtgcGAGCGGGGGCTTGGCGTCCGCTCCGCCGACACCAGACCACAAGAGATCCTCATAGATCGACACGACTGCTACTCCTCCCACACCActgccacacacgcactacctctgcctcccccctccccttcttgATTGTTTCTTGCATGAACCTGCACAGTGTAGGTTCCGCTCATCAGACCCCCTTCCTACTCGAAGCATCAGACCTGTTCaagtgtgtctgtgtgtgagAAAGTGGGTGCATTCCTTTCGCACGTCACACACCCGCAGAGAGGGATAGACGCAGAATCGAAAGGTAAGACTGCCATGCAGGAAGTTCGCAATGTTCCCGTCGCCATCAGTGAGGGCTGCAGAAGTGGCTGCGGAAGCAGCTCGCAGCCCAGTTCCTACTCGATTCAGGCCTTGCTGGCCGCTCCGCATCAGCGTGCCGGACACGCGCCGCGCACTTCCTTCACCTACACCTCGCGACCGTTGTCGAAGGGCGAAAGCACgggcggagcggcgccgaACCCCTCGGTCAGTGCCATTGCCCCCCATCACCCCACTGCCGCGGTCACGGCGGTGGCCCCCGCTAAGCTAGCTGAGTCCACCTCTGCTGCTTTCACGGTCGCGGTGTCAGCGAGAGTGCCGGGTGTATCGGTAGCGCAGGAAGCCGGTGTCGTGCGACAATCCGCCACGAATCTCGAGAACGAAGGCTACTGCGTTCCATTACCCCACCCTCCCGCCTCGCTGCCCCCGCTACCGCTCCTGCCATCATCGTCGTCATCCCTGTCGTCGGCGACCCCCCttgcctgctgcgccgcgctgtCACGGATGGACGAGTCGCAAATACGCGCTGCCACGTACCCggcggacgccgcgctgaTACTGCaggccggcgccggcagtgGAAAAACCCAGACGATGGCGGCACGCATCGCCTACCTCCTCCAGAGCGGTGTGCCGGGACACTCCATCCTCGGCATCTGCTTCACGCGTCAAGCAGCGGAGACGCTGCGGGGGCGAGTGCGGTCTACCCTTCCCCCCACGCTCACCCGCGAGGCGCACGCCTTGAAGCTCAAGACTTTTCACGCCTTCGGGCTCGAGTGCTTGCGTCGCTTTGGTGCCCTCCAGGCCGACACGCACGTCCTCgatgcgcggcagcagcaccaactTGCCCGCCGTGTTGTCGACACGTACGCGCAACGTGAAAAGAGCAGCGAGGCCGTGACGGACCTGGTCGACTACGTGAATCGGGTGAAGACGATGAGGATGCCGCCGATTCCTCAGTTGGACCCTGCCCTGCAGGATGCATACCTCTTCCCCTACTACCAAAAGGCTCTGCATGAGGAGCACAACGCCGTGGACTTTGGAGACTTGCAGCAGATGTTTTACGACCTGATCCGACCCGTCCCCGCTACCGCACTGACAGCCTCGCAAGGTTGTGGCGGGGGGCTGgacgagcagcagccctcACAGGGCGAACACCAACCcccgcaacagcagcaacagggAGGGATGGTCCCATCCGATGTGTGCACCGCGCTGCGTGCCGAGTACACACACTTCGTCGTCGACGAGTTCCAGGACTTCAATGAGATTcaggtggagctgctggcgctgctggctggCGACGCGTGTCACGTGACCTGCGTGGGAGACCCGAACCAGTGCATCTACACCTGGCGCGGCGCCATGCCGAACGTCTTCGGGGTGTGGAAGAAGCGTTTTCCTCAGACAGCAATGCTGACGCTGGCGGTGAACTACCGCAGCGACGGGCCCATTGTCGAAGCGGCCAATCGCGTGGTGAAGGCAACGCAGATGGCACACCACCATCGCGAGGAGCGCGCCGTGACGCTCGTGCAGTGCGCCAGCGAGGATGATgagctgcaggcggtgcCACTGGTGATCGAGCACGTGCTACGCCGTCGCGATGCCCATCTTGGCTACGGTGACATCGCCATTCTCTGTCGCTCCCGTCGGCGGGTGCAACTCTACTGCGATGTTCTGCAGTCGCAGCGCATTCCAGTGCGGCAGCTGAGGGGGATGTCGGTTGACCATCTCGCAAGCATGCGCTCGCTGCTTGCGTTTCTGCGACTGTGTGTGTCGCCGCATGGCCCGGAAGGTGACGCAAACGTGCGCACAGTCCTGAATACCGCCCCGCTGCATCGACTATCGCCCGGGGCGGCCAAGAAATTTCTCCTGTCGCTTGATTCGGTCTGTCAGGCACGGCGCGCGACGGAAGCAGCACGGATACGGTCGTGGCGCCACACCATCCACGTGGATAACAGCAGCGAGGTTGGCGCAGATAACGGAGGCGCACAGGGGTCGCGAAGTGAGGGCTTGCAGCCCGGCGCTGCGCGTACCTCGGTCATCGGCGGTGGTtgccccaccgccaccacgcctGGAGTCCACCCCGAGTCGCACTCCTTCTTTGCCGTTTTACAGGAGCTCGTGTACCACAACTTTTCCCATGCGCTCTTCCCCAAGCTGGAGGTATCCAAGAAGAACCAGAAGAACATCCGCAGCGTGGTGCGCATCGTGGTGCATGCCAAGGAGCTGCTTGCGCAGCCGTCTTGCGACGTCGAGCAAGTCCTTCGATACGTCCTGCGCGAAGGTGGATACGAGGGTGAAAGCATGGCCGCGGTAGCCGCTCGCACGGTCACCCCCTCAGCAACCACGAGGGGGACGAAGCGAGCGCGTAACTCTGCCGAGGGCTGGGGTAGTGACCGCTGTGTTGACGAGGCGTCcgggcgaagcagcgcttcGGCGTACCAGCCTCGCGTTGGCGCCCTTCTCATGGAGCGATGCGCCTCGCAGCACAatcaacagcagcagcgctatacctcctcctccgcccccgcctcctgcagcagcgccggtggaGGCGACAGTAGGTGGGATCGGTGGCACCATGGCAGCCGGCGATCAGGTGCCGCATCCGGCAGTGACGGCGCAGGCGATGAGGACGTTTTGCCccccgaggaggaggcggcggtgtggcaggagcagcgcatGAACCTGTCCGAGTTGGTGCTGCACACGTACCACTccgtgcaggaggcgctggagcgtGAGGTGACGCATGAGCTAGATAaggaaggcggcggtggtgagggtagaggggaggaggcgtcgTCGCGGTCTCGCCCGTCCCAGGCAAGCGGCAACCACAGCAACAGTCGATCGCGGCTGTTTTCCAAGGCAACCGCTGCCGACGACTCGGTCAGCAACTTCAGTGCCgggagcaccaccaccactatGACGGTCATGCAGGCTCTGCGCCCACccgccgtggtgctgcaTCGCGTGCTGGACGAGTTTGTGTCGCTCGTGTCCTCGGACGACTACGGCCCCATGCGGGAGATCGGGAACGCGgacgacgctgccggagcAGCCGCGGGGGCGGACACGGCTGGTAACGGCGGTCGCCTCCCTACCAGTACCTCGCCACACTGGATCGGAGAGGTCACGGTCGGCACTGTGCACCGCGCGAAGGGCATGGAGTggccggcggtgctgctgcccgggTGCTGGGTCGGCGAGTACCCGGTGCGGCCACGCGACGAAGAAAAGCGCGTCTTTTACGTGGGCATGAGTCGAGCCATGAAGCACCTGGTATGcttcaccgcagcagcgcgcgaggGCAGGCCTGGCAGCGGCCAGGCGGTAACCGCGGCAAGCGTGGTCGACCTGCCCGCGCAGCACTCACAAAGCGGAACGCTGGAGCCGACGCCGTACCTGGCCGCCCTCGGCGACACGCTGGAGCGGGTCAACTACGCCGACCTCAAGACAGCGTATCTGACGGAGCAAGGGTACCTTTAATATTCGCCAAGGGCCGGGCGGAAGGagggaaaaggggaggggtaACGCGTGGAGACCGGACTGTGGCGAGAGGGATCCAATGAGCAAAACAATAACATTGTtcaggaggagaagagcgagtggacggcggtgcacaCGTTCAGCCCCCTCCGGCCGTCTCGCTGCAGGCCCCACACCCCCTCTCACCCCTTCTCCGTCTGTTGCGGAAGCTACTGGATACACTTTAGGCGTTCGGTGGGCGTTGgctttgttttgtttctcaCTCGCCATCTATGGTGCAAGCAATGCGAAGTAGTCCTGACGAGGTGCTCGAGCTGGTCGTCGTCCATCAtccttgccgccgccatcacttTTTCGGCTGACAATGTGCCGCTCCCAGcgtgtccctctctctctctctctctgtatctgtgtgtggcCTCTTCACCTCGTCACCACCTCCGCAGAAAAACACCCTCTCGCGACTTCATCGCCAGTGCGCACTCTCCCCTAaacctctccccccccctgctccTCTGTAGGGCCACTCGCACCACCCAGCAAGAGAGCACGAGGGTGCACTCGTATTATTCGTTACAGCCGTCATCTTTTACATCTCGGCGTTCCCGTGggctgtctctctgtgtgcaaAGAAGTTAACGCGACGACATCCATCCCCTTCACCGATCTCGCAccaccacgcgcgcacccacgcacacacgcacaaaggCATACAATCGGCGTAGAGCTGGCGCACAGCAGGCAATTGGCACACAGTGACGGTAGCGGCACCATcgttgcctctctctctctctgtgtgtatgtatatgtgtgtattCGTGTGTTGTTAAACACAAGCACGTACAGAAagtgccccctccctcccacgtTACCAACTCTGACGTGCACACCCCTGCTCGCTGGACAACTTGAGAACCGCACAAGGAAGGAGACATGAGCGCACCGCACTTGAATTCCGTTCGCGCCTGCTTGGCTGGCTCCGGCCACGACGCCTTCAGTGAGCCTGTCACGATCGACCACCTCCTCTCACTCGTGGCGACACCCAAGACCGGGGTGGTGAGTGTCGCCTACGTTGGTACCGCCACCTACGACCTCGCAGAGAGCCAGACGGAGCAGACATCCCTGCTACTGCAACGCGGCTGGACGGTTCGACCGATCCAAGTTGCTGACCCTGCCGTGAAGGCGGTCAACGACAGCGATGTGCATTTTATTCAAACCGCGGCCGATATCGTACTCGTCTCGGGCGGCAACACACTCTacgcggtgcggcggtgggAAGAGACGGggctcgcgcagctgctcaaggacgctgcggcgcgccagGTCGTTCTGGCGGGCGGCAGTGCCGGTGCGATCTGCTGGTTCACCTCTGGCCACAGCGACTCCGCAGACCCCGCAACGTACCTGCAGCCGTCGTtgaagagggcggcgctgaagatGGGCCTGATCCCGCAAGATCAGATCTCCAAGACCGAGGCAGAACTCGCGGATCTCAGCACCTCCTGGTCCTACATCCGCGTGCGTGGCCTCAACATTCTGCCGGGGATGCTGTGCCCCCACTTTGATGTAACTCAAGGCAACGGCGTACGACGTGAGGAGGACTTCACCAAAATGCTGAAGCGGCACCCGACCGAGCGGGGCATCGGCGTGGATAACTGGGCGCTGCTCATCCTGAAGGGCGACGGCACGTACGAGAGTGCCGCGCTGCCTGGCAAGACCCGTGTCGCGACCCCAGGCAATGCCTCGCCCACTGCAACGGTACCCGGCATCTTTGTCCTGGATGTGGTAGACGGTGCtatccagcagcgccgcgtgccCACGACGGGGCAACTGTCGGATCTCCTGCGAGAGCCGGCGGGGCCAGCGGTGCTGGATCCGTTTGAGCGTTTCCACGCCATGGAAAACCCGACGTCGTCGTCCGGGTCTCTGATGCAGCGTTGAGCTGCGTGGGTGCACGCCGGTCCCGGCGGCACTGTCTCAGCCTTTTGCCGCCGCCTTGGTGACTGGTTGTTCGAGCGAACCAGAGGGACGGGAGCGACCGctcagagaaagagagagaagcacatCAGGCAATGCAAGCCagaatatatatatctatatatcaGACCTCTCccacacatatacatacatacgcaCGTACATCTACATCCcgcacaccgccacctccctccctgcttctcgctctctctctctctctcctctcccacacagacatacaTGCGAAGgcgcagagagggagcgaaagagagacgcgAGGAAGGCCACAgaggcaccgctgtcgctTGCTTTGTTTTGTCTTtgggtgtctgtgtgtgtgtgcacgcgtgtatAAGCtcgaacccccccccccgacagATACCCGCACAGCAGCCACAACACGGCAGGGCGGCAGAGGAAGACAATACCGGGATCTTGGGTGTATCGACGCAAAGAACAAAAGAAAGAAAGATGGGCACGCTGATGCGCTGTCGAGCATGTGGCACGATCTGTGCTTGGAACTTCACGTcacggctctctctctctctctcgaccACCTCCTTTTgctgacacacacactttcCGAACATCTTCGTTGGATCgccgtgcctgcctgcccacGCGGCATCGGGGTCCTGCAGAGAAGACGACAGCCGCATATCCACCGTGGGCAAGCTGCACTCCCCTCTTTTGATTTGTCTTTCCCGCTactgacacacacaccagcagaCACGTACAGGCACGCGCCGTATAAATGCTGCTGTATGCGACGGCCATGCGGGGCAAACACTCCTCGACCTCTTCTGAGGAGACGCAAGTGCACGCCGAGGCAGAGACTGACGCCTCCGCCCGTctctccgcggcggcgccgacgctgcgccagcggcgagCAAAGGCCGATGATTCGTCAGCTGcagacagcagcaacgcggtggcagcagcttCAAGGGCGCCAGCGCCAGTGAAAACCGATacaagcgcagcggccggcCCTTCCTCCCACCCTGCAGTCGCATCGAGTCCGTCCTGCGTCGTTCTCTTCGGCTTCAGTCTCACCGGTGCCTTCTTCCTCTCGATTCTGATAAGCTTCCTGCTGGTGCAACTGTACATCGTGGACGGGCCCGATGTGCAGAGGACCTTTCTCCGCCTGGAGATGGCCGGCAAGGGGCGCGAGTGGTTCCCTGTGTGGATGTCGAACTTCCTTATCAGCACCGTGACGGCGAGCAGAGCCGGTGACGAGGACGGCGCAGTCGTAGGTGGCAGCTTCGGTGCACCCCCCAGTCAACCCCGTGGTCCtgccccaccgccgctgacgggGTCCAGAAGCGGcccgccaccagcgccacaaGGCACCGCGTCGGACGCAAGGTCGCTCACCGCTGCGCAAAATCCGACccctgcagcaccgtcatcgtcgtcaaCGCGCCTCCACTGCTACACCCTTGAGGCATATAGTGAGACCTTTCTACAGCCGCACCGCAAGtcgacggcaccgcctctgttcagctgcggcacgcgcgtTGTCGATCTGCACTCGGAAGAGCGGCGAGAAGTGCTCGCGGCATGCCAGGCAGGCCGTGGCGCGGAGCCACTTCG from Leishmania major strain Friedlin complete genome, chromosome 9 includes:
- a CDS encoding surface antigen-like protein — its product is MAQRARRLSMAVLMAFVVCVLLFAGGVTRAALTAAQNSITAEFLRSFAVSIPGLASVWTGDDWCTWPYVSCNSDTSITVIIDNAGFTGSLPELNVAGDSANIAVTEIALTNMDIGGGFKNSWGGLKKVRVLNFTNTNLFGTIPVSWNAMRSLQTVILRNSSACGSLPRWTLPSLKNIDVSNNLLRGSMPNTLGYIAGLQNVSLVGNNFCGCTPPSWVSRVLTSALFQAMGSAPYEPNCRPPINCDSEGAKCSRDAPQYRDAAAAPSCMVVAVLTVVLTLVCNFSV
- a CDS encoding putative serine peptidase family S51, peptidase E, whose amino-acid sequence is MSAPHLNSVRACLAGSGHDAFSEPVTIDHLLSLVATPKTGVVSVAYVGTATYDLAESQTEQTSLLLQRGWTVRPIQVADPAVKAVNDSDVHFIQTAADIVLVSGGNTLYAVRRWEETGLAQLLKDAAARQVVLAGGSAGAICWFTSGHSDSADPATYLQPSLKRAALKMGLIPQDQISKTEAELADLSTSWSYIRVRGLNILPGMLCPHFDVTQGNGVRREEDFTKMLKRHPTERGIGVDNWALLILKGDGTYESAALPGKTRVATPGNASPTATVPGIFVLDVVDGAIQQRRVPTTGQLSDLLREPAGPAVLDPFERFHAMENPTSSSGSLMQR
- a CDS encoding putative ATP-dependent DNA helicase, producing MDESQIRAATYPADAALILQAGAGSGKTQTMAARIAYLLQSGVPGHSILGICFTRQAAETLRGRVRSTLPPTLTREAHALKLKTFHAFGLECLRRFGALQADTHVLDARQQHQLARRVVDTYAQREKSSEAVTDLVDYVNRVKTMRMPPIPQLDPALQDAYLFPYYQKALHEEHNAVDFGDLQQMFYDLIRPVPATALTASQGCGGGLDEQQPSQGEHQPPQQQQQGGMVPSDVCTALRAEYTHFVVDEFQDFNEIQVELLALLAGDACHVTCVGDPNQCIYTWRGAMPNVFGVWKKRFPQTAMLTLAVNYRSDGPIVEAANRVVKATQMAHHHREERAVTLVQCASEDDELQAVPLVIEHVLRRRDAHLGYGDIAILCRSRRRVQLYCDVLQSQRIPVRQLRGMSVDHLASMRSLLAFLRLCVSPHGPEGDANVRTVLNTAPLHRLSPGAAKKFLLSLDSVCQARRATEAARIRSWRHTIHVDNSSEVGADNGGAQGSRSEGLQPGAARTSVIGGGCPTATTPGVHPESHSFFAVLQELVYHNFSHALFPKLEVSKKNQKNIRSVVRIVVHAKELLAQPSCDVEQVLRYVLREGGYEGESMAAVAARTVTPSATTRGTKRARNSAEGWGSDRCVDEASGRSSASAYQPRVGALLMERCASQHNQQQQRYTSSSAPASCSSAGGGDSRWDRWHHGSRRSGAASGSDGAGDEDVLPPEEEAAVWQEQRMNLSELVLHTYHSVQEALEREVTHELDKEGGGGEGRGEEASSRSRPSQASGNHSNSRSRLFSKATAADDSVSNFSAGSTTTTMTVMQALRPPAVVLHRVLDEFVSLVSSDDYGPMREIGNADDAAGAAAGADTAGNGGRLPTSTSPHWIGEVTVGTVHRAKGMEWPAVLLPGCWVGEYPVRPRDEEKRVFYVGMSRAMKHLVCFTAAAREGRPGSGQAVTAASVVDLPAQHSQSGTLEPTPYLAALGDTLERVNYADLKTAYLTEQGYL